The Streptomyces albofaciens JCM 4342 genome has a segment encoding these proteins:
- a CDS encoding ABC transporter substrate-binding protein produces the protein MLNWLYNMFWATLIRKVCTVLVVLAVVVSLAIFVPGRIGAPEYCAEGVERSAGECIGVSASGYDFGTAEIREVAHAIGEENRRVSEQEKDLVTIAMMLPLQPKAAAERKQLRSELQGAYLAQWRANRTENKPLLRLVLANPGADYAQQGKVVDRLAAMADSPRDNLRAVTGFNLSLDNTKLAIDRLTNKLHIPVLASRVSADEIANADNSDGDLKYPGLARIIPTNRKQAAALANFHGGLRDAETVLVKDLRPNDIYDESLAKAFSRPEPGPPGPQDQPFTSPGINDPGDTGNDFTTIGQNICESDAKVVYFAGRPVHLRLFALKLAQVPCHGKKYTVVSGSGAATLDRYMSVADWEKLRGGDGGGATVTVQYAAPGHPNAWNVSLRQWEKERRAATGRAPAAGDRPRYLTEPQKELRELRGLIDRQAAGDIGEVDLEDSRTMLVHDGVRTIADAVFLANSQTAGTVPARTRVAAQWPRLEARYRVVGTSGWICLTNAGNAYDKPVAVVQLDPATRRVAFVGLGWPEKKPQPADCVVPSGTG, from the coding sequence GTGCTGAACTGGCTGTACAACATGTTCTGGGCCACCTTGATCCGCAAGGTCTGCACGGTGCTCGTCGTACTGGCCGTCGTCGTATCCCTCGCGATTTTCGTCCCGGGACGGATCGGCGCGCCCGAATACTGCGCGGAAGGGGTCGAGCGGAGCGCCGGTGAATGCATCGGCGTCAGCGCCTCCGGCTACGACTTCGGGACGGCGGAGATCCGGGAGGTGGCCCATGCGATCGGCGAGGAGAACAGGCGTGTCTCCGAGCAGGAGAAGGACCTGGTCACCATCGCGATGATGCTGCCCCTGCAACCGAAGGCCGCCGCCGAACGCAAACAGCTCCGCAGCGAACTCCAGGGCGCCTACCTGGCGCAGTGGCGGGCCAACCGGACGGAGAACAAACCGCTGCTGCGCCTGGTGCTGGCCAACCCCGGCGCCGATTACGCCCAGCAGGGGAAAGTGGTGGACCGGCTCGCGGCGATGGCGGACTCCCCGCGCGACAATCTGCGGGCCGTCACCGGTTTCAATCTCAGCCTCGACAACACCAAGCTGGCCATCGACCGGCTGACCAACAAGCTCCACATCCCGGTGCTCGCCAGCCGGGTCAGCGCCGACGAGATCGCCAACGCCGACAACAGCGACGGCGATCTGAAGTATCCGGGACTGGCCCGGATCATTCCCACCAACCGGAAGCAGGCGGCCGCGCTCGCCAATTTCCACGGTGGGCTCCGGGACGCGGAGACCGTGCTGGTCAAGGACCTGCGCCCGAACGACATCTACGACGAATCGCTCGCCAAGGCGTTCAGCCGGCCGGAACCCGGCCCGCCCGGCCCGCAGGACCAGCCGTTCACCTCGCCCGGCATCAACGACCCGGGCGACACCGGAAACGACTTCACGACGATCGGGCAGAACATCTGTGAATCCGACGCGAAAGTGGTCTATTTCGCGGGACGCCCGGTCCATCTGCGGCTGTTCGCCCTGAAACTGGCCCAGGTGCCGTGCCACGGAAAGAAATACACCGTCGTCAGCGGGTCGGGCGCAGCGACGCTGGACCGGTACATGAGCGTGGCCGACTGGGAGAAACTGCGGGGCGGCGACGGGGGCGGGGCCACGGTCACCGTCCAGTACGCGGCCCCCGGCCACCCGAATGCCTGGAACGTGTCCCTGCGCCAGTGGGAGAAGGAACGGCGGGCGGCCACGGGCCGCGCGCCGGCGGCCGGTGACCGGCCGAGGTATCTGACGGAACCGCAGAAGGAGCTGCGGGAACTCCGCGGTCTGATCGACCGGCAGGCGGCGGGCGACATCGGGGAGGTGGACCTGGAGGATTCCCGGACGATGCTGGTCCACGACGGCGTACGCACCATCGCCGACGCCGTCTTCCTGGCCAATTCCCAGACCGCCGGCACGGTGCCGGCCCGCACCCGCGTCGCCGCCCAGTGGCCGCGGCTGGAGGCCCGCTACCGGGTGGTGGGCACCAGCGGCTGGATCTGCCTGACCAACGCGGGCAACGCCTACGACAAGCCGGTGGCCGTGGTGCAGCTGGACCCGGCCACCCGGCGCGTGGCGTTCGTCGGACTGGGCTGGCCGGAGAAGAAGCCGCAGCCCGCCGACTGCGTGGTGCCCAGCGGCACCGGCTGA
- a CDS encoding DNA-binding protein, protein MSSTPETPEAAGPGNAPGTDPFSLPDAQQARAQRVHASLFRIAERHAATDAQRARQVHPTVLAPHEAVRLVAFLMSGAARRDEGEPEVDRADVTAALSLLPLVRGELDELEAGLLRMARGRGMTWPEVAFGLGLGTPQAARQRYERLAGRIRAEGETGEE, encoded by the coding sequence ATGTCCTCGACACCCGAAACCCCTGAAGCCGCCGGCCCGGGCAACGCCCCGGGCACGGACCCCTTCTCGCTGCCGGACGCGCAGCAGGCGCGTGCCCAGCGGGTGCACGCGTCGCTGTTCCGGATCGCGGAGCGGCACGCGGCGACCGACGCACAGCGTGCGCGGCAGGTGCATCCGACGGTCCTCGCGCCGCACGAAGCCGTCCGGCTGGTGGCGTTCCTGATGAGCGGCGCGGCGCGGCGGGACGAGGGCGAACCGGAGGTGGACCGGGCGGACGTCACCGCGGCGCTGAGCCTGCTGCCGCTGGTGCGCGGGGAACTGGACGAGCTGGAGGCCGGACTGCTGCGGATGGCGCGGGGACGCGGCATGACCTGGCCCGAAGTGGCCTTCGGGCTGGGGCTGGGCACTCCGCAGGCGGCCCGGCAGCGCTACGAGCGGCTGGCCGGCCGGATCCGCGCCGAGGGGGAAACCGGGGAGGAATAA
- a CDS encoding 2OG-Fe(II) oxygenase, whose translation MTSTASDPGVRGAGAVSEDDDFARELTRESLLRLARREIAAIHVPGFCDRRIAGEVAGKAIRHKALGNYHKKYTSTVGRVFMPHIDTAWDPELTARYHDAALPSISAVRALFAPYLSPVDHVRLLLQECWPSGANLLRLRGRPCFVGALRVFQPTTSVFHPHNDRIEQETDAPEIAGVTEQLVANVYLQVPEEGGDLQLWRRDPTSAEARTILEVEGLDPATVEPPVHVIHPQAGDLVVFSSRMLHAVTPARGGHRVGMAAFIACKGPGEPLQYWS comes from the coding sequence GTGACTTCGACTGCCTCAGACCCGGGCGTACGCGGCGCGGGCGCCGTCTCCGAGGACGACGACTTCGCCCGCGAGCTGACCCGGGAATCCCTGCTGCGGCTGGCCCGCCGCGAGATCGCCGCCATTCACGTCCCCGGCTTCTGCGACCGCCGGATCGCCGGTGAAGTGGCCGGGAAAGCCATCCGGCACAAGGCGCTGGGAAATTATCACAAGAAATATACGAGCACGGTGGGGCGGGTGTTCATGCCGCACATCGACACGGCGTGGGACCCGGAACTGACCGCCCGCTACCACGACGCCGCGCTGCCCTCCATCAGCGCGGTGCGCGCCCTGTTCGCGCCCTACCTGTCCCCGGTGGACCACGTACGGCTGCTCCTTCAGGAGTGCTGGCCGTCCGGCGCCAACCTGCTGCGCCTGCGCGGCCGGCCGTGCTTCGTCGGCGCTCTGCGGGTGTTCCAGCCGACGACCTCGGTGTTCCACCCGCACAACGACCGCATCGAGCAGGAGACGGACGCCCCGGAGATCGCCGGGGTGACCGAGCAGCTGGTCGCCAACGTCTACCTCCAGGTGCCCGAGGAGGGCGGCGACCTCCAGCTGTGGCGACGGGATCCCACGAGCGCGGAGGCCCGCACCATCCTGGAGGTCGAGGGACTGGACCCGGCCACCGTGGAACCTCCCGTCCATGTGATCCATCCGCAGGCGGGCGACCTCGTCGTCTTCAGCTCCCGGATGCTGCACGCCGTCACCCCGGCCCGCGGCGGGCACCGGGTCGGCATGGCCGCGTTCATCGCCTGCAAGGGCCCCGGCGAGCCCCTGCAGTACTGGAGTTGA